In Calditrichota bacterium, the sequence TCTGGCTGCCAGCATTCGAAATCCCAGGCACGTGGTGGAATGTGCCCTGGCGGGCGTACCGATTGTTACGGCTCCCCTGAGCGTGTACAAGCAAATGGTGAAACACCCGTTAACGGACCGTGGAATTCAGCGGTTCCTGGCCGACTGGGACTCTGCAAAGAAGGAGCTTCATGCCTAAATGAGTGATGAAGAGATCATTGAGCGCGGAAAGCAGGTTGTCCGCATCGAAGCCAGAGCACTGGAAGAGCTTGTCGACCAGGTGGATGCCTCTTTCGAAAAGGCCGTCAATCTGATTCGTCGCTCCAAGGGCCGGGTGATTGTGACGGGGATTGGGAAATCCGGCATCGTGGGAAGAAAAATTGCAGCCACACTCACTAGCACAGGAACAGCGGCTTTCTTTCTGCATCCAACAGAGGGTGCCCACGGCGACCTTGGGATGGTTCTCAAAGATGATGTGGTAATTTGCATTTCCAAAAGCGGCAGCACGGAAGAACTGGCCCAGCTCATCCCCATTTTAAAGCGCATTGGGGTTCCCATTATTGCCATGACGTCCAATCCGGATTCCGAACTGGCCCGAAAGAGCGATGTGACCATTACCGTACGCGTGCCCGAAGAAGCGTGTCCTTTTGATCTGGCACCCACTGCCAGTACCACGGCAACCATGGCCATGGGAGATGCTCTGGCCGTGGCGCTTCTGGAATTGCGGAATTTCAGTCTGGAAGATTTTGCCCGGCTGCATCCGGGCGGTAGTATTGGCCGAAGGCTCCTCCTCAGGATTGACGATGTTATGGCGACTGGAGACCGGGTGCCGAAAGTGGCTCCGGATCTTCCGCTAAAAGATGCGATTATGGAGATTACCTCAAAGCGTTTCGGAGCAACGAGCGTTGTGAACGGGCAGGGTAAACTGCTTGGCATTATTACCGATGGCGACGTCCGGCGTTTGATTGAGCGCAAAAAGGATCTGTGGGAGCTTCGGGCTGAGGAAATCATGACGAAAAATCCCATTACGGTAAAAATCGGGATTCTGGCGTCCGATGCCTTTAATCTGATGAAAATTCGGGCGATCAATTCTCTGCTTGTGGTGGATGCGGAAAATCATCTGGTGGGCATTGTTCATATTCACGATCTCTTAAAAGCAGGAATCTCTTGATCGATGGCCAAACCGCTGAAAAAACGCGTCAAAAATGATCTGATCTTTTTATTCGTCTTTTATTTGATCTTATTTGTTCGTCTTTTGCCGCGTGAGGCGGCGTTCAAGCTCTTTGAAAAATTGGGACAATTCAGCTACTACGTGATTTCCGATGCCCGGAACAAAATGATTGCCCATTTGACGCTTGCCTTTGGGAATCAAAAATCGCCTGCGGCCATTCGAAAAATGGCCAAGGAAACATTTGTGAATCTGGGCCGGAATGCCGTGGATGCGCTTCGGTTGCCCATTTACTCTTTGGCGGATTTGGAAAAAATTGTAGCCGCTGAAGGCCTGGATATTCTGGATCAGGTTCGTCGGGCCGGTCGCAGCATTATTTTGATTACCGGGCATATCGGTTCGTGGGAAGTGATGGCCGGCTATATTGCCATGAGGGGGTATCCGCTCTATGTTGTGGGGGCGCGGTTGTACGATCCCCGATTGGACCGATTGCTGCTAAAAATGCGGAAAAGCGGTGGATACATCAATATTCCCCGCGGCGGTTCCACAAAATTCCTGCTGCATATTCTGCATCGGCCCAATCTTCTCGGGTTGCTTATGGATCAGGATACACACGTTGCCGGAACCTTTGTGGATTTTTTCGGCAAGCCGGCTTACACACCTGTGGGGCCGGTGATCCTGGCTGAAAAAACCGGGGCCGCCCTGATCCCGATTTTTATTCAACTGGACAAAACCTACACGCACCGGATAAAAATCCTGCCCGAATTTAAAATGGTTTTGACCGGCGATAAACGAAGAGATGTCATGCAAAATACGCAGGGGTTGACCAAAATAATTGAAGAGTTTATCCGAACGGTTCCAACACAGTGGGTCTGGATGCACGAGCGCTGGAAAACCCGTCCGGAAGACGTTGAGCAGAGCCAATGAAACGTTTAACGAACTTACTGGTTGTTCTGGGGCTTGTCCCTTTTTTGGTGGCGGGCTGCGGCGAAAAGAAAACAACGGCCCCGCCTGCAAAACAGGTCAAGCCGGCCGCAGAAACCCCGGATCAGGAAGCCTGGAATTCGACGGTGATTACCACCAAAATGGGGCATATTACGGCGAAGGTCAAATACGGGCACATGAGTCGCTATTCTGATAAGCAGCTCATGAAATTTGACGAAGGCGTTAAGGTTTTTATCTACGATAAGAAGGGCCGGCTCAGTTCAACCGTTATTTCAGATCGGGGGCTTTTGAATGAAAAAACAGAGTTGGTGGAGGCCCTTGGCCACGTGGTGGCGCATTCGGATAGTGGGGCAACACTCTACACGGACCATCTGACTTACGATCACAAGAAAAATAAATTGTACACGGATGCATTCGTTAAAGTGACCACCAAAACAGATACGTTGTACGGTACCGGATTTGAATCGGATGAAAACCTAAAACACTGGGTTATTCGAAAACCGCGGGGTGTTTCCAGCCGCCCCGCAGCAATAAATGTGGAGAGCCATTTTCGAGGGAAGAAGCAAAAGCAGACTACCGCTGCAATCAAACCTTCGGCAGAAAAGACGAAATAAACTCTTTAATGAAAAGTCAAGAAGATGGCCCGTTACAGGTTCTTTGAAAAAATCGTTGGAAGTGTTTCCATTCTCATCCTCATTCTCGGATGGGGATTTCCCGCCTTTTCGCAGGAAAAGTCGATTAATCTGGCCCGGCTGATGCACGCCGATTCCCTTATTTTTCAGAAAAAAGACGGCCAGGAAATCTTTCGTTTTATGGGGAATGTGGTTTTCGAAAAGGGTTTCAAATCCCTGACGTGTGATCAGTCCGTTTATTATCGGCAACAGGCGTTCGCAATTTTCACCGGGAAGGTTGTTATGAATGATTCCGGCCGGATTTTACGGGCGGATGAGGTGATCTACTACCAGCGCCCGGAACGGGAAATCGCCAGAGGGCACGTCCGGTTTACCAACGGGAAGAAGGAACTGGCCTCAAATCTTCTTAAATATTCGGACGTCACTCAAAAGGCTCTTGCCACGCAGAACGTGGTGTTTCGGGATTCCCTCAATTCTATCGAGCTGTTTGCCGATAGCCTTATTTACTGGGTGGATAAGGATTACGGCGAGGCGAGGGGAAATCCAAAGCTGATTCGGAGGGATTCGACGGGAGCGGTAGAGGTTGAGATCCAATCCCGAAAACTGGCGTATGACGGCAACAAATCCGTAGCGGTGGCGCTTAAAGATGTAAAAATTACCAGGGGGGATGTTATCAGTTTTGCCGCAATTGCCCGATATTATAATTCTGAAGATAAGATTGTGATTACCGGGAAACCGAAAGTCTACCAGCGGGAAGATACCATGACAGCGGATTCAATTGAGATTTTTATTCACGGAAAGCATCTGGAGCGCGTCCATCTGATTGGGCATGGCCGCATGAGTTCAAAAAGGCATCTCCATCAAAAGATTTTGGAAGATTGGCTTTCCGGTCAGGATATCTGGATGAGCTTTAAGGAAGATACGCTGAGGGAAGTGACTGTGCAGGATCAGGCCATCAGTCTCTATCATGTGATAGAAGATGGAAAAGAAAAGGGCATTAATCAGGTTCTGGGGGATTGGCTGAAAATTCAGTTCCAAAAGGGGGATGTGAAGAAAGTGATTATCAAAAGCACACCGGGGCGCTCGCGCGGAAAATTCTATCCGCCCGGTGCAAAAGTGCAGCCCTTGAAACCATAAAGGAAACTGTCGAAAAAATGTCCGTATTAAAGGCCGAAAATCTGGTTAAATTTTATGGAAAACGAAAGGTCGTAAAGGGCGTTTCCATTGATGTCAAACAATCGGAAATTGTGGGGCTGCTGGGTCCGAACGGAGCCGGAAAAACCACCACCTTTTACATGATTACCGGAATGATTCGGCCGAATACCGGAACCATTATTCTGGATGATCGGGACCTCACGCGGCTGCCGATGTACAAACGGGCCCGTCTGGGGATTGGTTATCTGCCGCAAGAGCCGTCCATTTTCCGGAAATTGACCGTGGAAGAAAACATCCTGGCGATTCTTGAGATGCTTCCTATTTCCAAACAGGAACGTCGTCGGCGTCTGGAAATGCATCTCTCCGATCTTGGGGTAACCCATGTGGCCAAAAATAAGGGCTATAATCTTTCAGGAGGCGAAAGACGGCGGGTGGAAATAGCCCGGGCTCTGGTAACCCATCCCAAATTTTTACTGCTGGATGAGCCTTTTGCCGGCATCGATCCGATTGCCGTGGAGGATATCCAGAAAATTGTGAGCCAATTGCGGGAAAAAGGAATCGGCATTCTCATTACAGATCACAATGTGCACGAAACGCTGTCCATTACGGACCGGGCCTATCTTTTGTACGACGGACGTGTTTTAAAGGCGGGTTCGGCAGAATTTCTGGCCAGCGATGCGGAAGCCCGCCGGCTTTATCTGGGGGATAAATTTCGCCTGAATCGCTGAAAAACAAAGCCTGAGCCCAAAGAAACGGGACGGATGCAAAAAATAGAAACGGGCCGCCCGGCTCAAAGGGATGCAAAAACATTCCTGAGCCGAAAGAACCGGCCTTAATGGGGTGAGCAATTTGGAGGCTTTATTCCTATTTGAAATCGAAGGATTTTTCATTTAACTTTAATCTGGACGAAAATGCAGGTGAAACAATCGAGCCGAAAGCAGATGGTGATAAACTAAGTTAGGTGGTTTTATGTTAAATGTTTCGCAAAGACTGTCTCTGCAGCAGAAGCAGTCACCGCAACAGGTCTTGCTGTCAACGCTCTTGCAGCTTCCCTTACTGAATCTGGAACAGCGTATTAAAATGGAACTGGAGATCAACCCCCTTCTGGAAGAGGTCCAGGAAACGGATCTGGAAGAAGAGATGGAAGAGGAAGATATTCCCGAACTGAAACTGGAACAGGAAAAGGAAAAGGAAGACGGCTCTGAAGAGGCTGCTGAGGAGGAGAAAGAAGTTACCGTTGAAGAACAGGATGAAATTGATTGGGATCAGGTGCTGGGCGACGATGAAAAAGATGAATTCCGGATTCCGCGGGACTCCAATGTGGAAGAGTACGAGCGCCCCAAAGTCAATCAAATTTCACTTACAGATAAATTGTTGGAACAGCTTCACATGATTTCCGGTCTGACCGATGAGGAAGTGGCGATCGGAGATTACATCATCTGGAATATCAACAGCGACGGCTATTTGCTGAGTGATGTGAACGACATCGCCGAGAATCTTGGCGTCCCGGTTGAAAAGGTGGAGGAGGTTCTGAAGATCATTCAATCCTTTGATCCTCCCGGAATTGGCGCAAGAGACCTGCGGGAATGTTTGCTGATTCAACTTCGGGAAAAAAATGGCAGCAAAGAAGCCATTGAAATTTTGGAAAAATACTACGAGGATTTCAAGAACAAGCGCTTTGAGAAGCTGGCAAATAAAATGAAAGTGCCCATTGAAACCATTAAAAAGGCGCTTGAGGAAATCTCAAAACTCAATCCAAAACCGGGAGAGGGGTATTTTGCTCCTGAGTTGAATTCGGTGGTTCCGGATGTCATTGTGGAGCGGGTGGATGATGATTTCATCATTAGCCTGAACGATGCCTACGTTCCGCGGTTGCGCATCAACAAAATGTACCGAAAAATGCTGACCAACCGCAAGGGCACCCCAAAGGATGTCAAAGATTACATCCGGAAACGGCTGGAGGCGGCCCGCTGGCTCATCAA encodes:
- a CDS encoding lysophospholipid acyltransferase family protein; amino-acid sequence: MAKPLKKRVKNDLIFLFVFYLILFVRLLPREAAFKLFEKLGQFSYYVISDARNKMIAHLTLAFGNQKSPAAIRKMAKETFVNLGRNAVDALRLPIYSLADLEKIVAAEGLDILDQVRRAGRSIILITGHIGSWEVMAGYIAMRGYPLYVVGARLYDPRLDRLLLKMRKSGGYINIPRGGSTKFLLHILHRPNLLGLLMDQDTHVAGTFVDFFGKPAYTPVGPVILAEKTGAALIPIFIQLDKTYTHRIKILPEFKMVLTGDKRRDVMQNTQGLTKIIEEFIRTVPTQWVWMHERWKTRPEDVEQSQ
- the rpoN gene encoding RNA polymerase factor sigma-54 produces the protein MLNVSQRLSLQQKQSPQQVLLSTLLQLPLLNLEQRIKMELEINPLLEEVQETDLEEEMEEEDIPELKLEQEKEKEDGSEEAAEEEKEVTVEEQDEIDWDQVLGDDEKDEFRIPRDSNVEEYERPKVNQISLTDKLLEQLHMISGLTDEEVAIGDYIIWNINSDGYLLSDVNDIAENLGVPVEKVEEVLKIIQSFDPPGIGARDLRECLLIQLREKNGSKEAIEILEKYYEDFKNKRFEKLANKMKVPIETIKKALEEISKLNPKPGEGYFAPELNSVVPDVIVERVDDDFIISLNDAYVPRLRINKMYRKMLTNRKGTPKDVKDYIRKRLEAARWLINSIEQRRATILRVMHSIVEHQRDFFEKGPGNLKPMILKDIAEDVGMDISTISRVTNGKYVQTDFGVFELKSFFSEKMRKSSGEEISNRVIKDRIREIIENENHKKPFNDDKIVEILKSEGIPIARRTVAKYREQMGIPVARLRRQI
- a CDS encoding KpsF/GutQ family sugar-phosphate isomerase — encoded protein: MSDEEIIERGKQVVRIEARALEELVDQVDASFEKAVNLIRRSKGRVIVTGIGKSGIVGRKIAATLTSTGTAAFFLHPTEGAHGDLGMVLKDDVVICISKSGSTEELAQLIPILKRIGVPIIAMTSNPDSELARKSDVTITVRVPEEACPFDLAPTASTTATMAMGDALAVALLELRNFSLEDFARLHPGGSIGRRLLLRIDDVMATGDRVPKVAPDLPLKDAIMEITSKRFGATSVVNGQGKLLGIITDGDVRRLIERKKDLWELRAEEIMTKNPITVKIGILASDAFNLMKIRAINSLLVVDAENHLVGIVHIHDLLKAGIS
- the lptB gene encoding LPS export ABC transporter ATP-binding protein, producing MSVLKAENLVKFYGKRKVVKGVSIDVKQSEIVGLLGPNGAGKTTTFYMITGMIRPNTGTIILDDRDLTRLPMYKRARLGIGYLPQEPSIFRKLTVEENILAILEMLPISKQERRRRLEMHLSDLGVTHVAKNKGYNLSGGERRRVEIARALVTHPKFLLLDEPFAGIDPIAVEDIQKIVSQLREKGIGILITDHNVHETLSITDRAYLLYDGRVLKAGSAEFLASDAEARRLYLGDKFRLNR
- the lptC gene encoding LPS export ABC transporter periplasmic protein LptC; the protein is MKRLTNLLVVLGLVPFLVAGCGEKKTTAPPAKQVKPAAETPDQEAWNSTVITTKMGHITAKVKYGHMSRYSDKQLMKFDEGVKVFIYDKKGRLSSTVISDRGLLNEKTELVEALGHVVAHSDSGATLYTDHLTYDHKKNKLYTDAFVKVTTKTDTLYGTGFESDENLKHWVIRKPRGVSSRPAAINVESHFRGKKQKQTTAAIKPSAEKTK